Proteins from a single region of Desulfolutivibrio sulfoxidireducens:
- a CDS encoding autotransporter outer membrane beta-barrel domain-containing protein, translated as MRFGRALPFLLAAWLVCGGDARAQDTWHVTNTNTDTSDGSFGWAAGSAVGGDTIQFSPGSSGVIGYTTGVALNSGVSLQNASGGAVTIRVTGGTAALTAANLGTLDGSSALTIDHSILDEATALALTSASATVASIGENATFSATSAENAIGVSNAAGSITIGGMAGDITATAATGSNALGISSTAGGITLGFIAATGSVTAVSLGDFAYGLIAEYDMAILGDLAGTVFAESYGSDAVGIVSIDGSVDIGSAGNGDFTGSVTAIAAEDFAVGVTSGDDLVIANRLSGTIRAQATTGSFASGLESESGSIRIGSITETGSVTATAWGSEACALCADQDIVIGDMAGTVWGRAITGDEACGMVAGGNITIGTLGGTVRASAGYGEACGMAAGGALTIAEITSTGNVRAVSESDAAFAIQSGGDMALGAVAGTVFAQTGGNTAVGIYTEGRLDGGDAATALPISGAVFAEAWNGLAVAVGADGAMNLYVTGILSGVDASGGGQGYAIRAGMPDGIGGWTTGNANNTVVLGTGAKLMGQVDLGDGTNTLGLLGTGTAFNLFSGVTHLVAGDGLQATYWTLSPTAADAYTVDDATIHAGATLDVNENVTITGETVNGGTLVFDIGTGAIKDGAISGPGGVTKAGEGALILSGATTYTGTTLVAEGQLRLIQTLNSRSVGILAGGTLELDQNYTVQDTALVNGTLITPQLTVAQEATLSGTGVIHGNVIGNGVISPGNSPGDLTVVGDLTLNAGSLLAMEITTFDNDTLLVTGATAIHGGTLRLSVASGIYRAGDSFTLVSSEQGITGDFDAVTVGSASPFLLFDVETGDDAVEATVLRLPYTIAATTRNAQGAAAGLFGATYAATTSMQILLGTIDFTSASEVARGLRQMSPEPYSALNETAFSSMRLFSDTIRDRAYARRSGGETLLTAVSAGNIGRLTQLASAAGVSDAGGGLDIKGTGTGMALFVKPVGQYQSFDNGHNRTGFQSWQYGVMAGGDAQVTDNFLAGFQVGYVHSDLRFKDDATSTGYADAFLGGVYASATAGGFYADGLVQAGAAVNHLDRRIEFGSISRQPTGKYTSFLFGASLSTGYEWTFGNFQAGPVGTLDYGYVSNPGFAESDPDLGLTVQGFTGNSLKTGLGAKISGTFTAGETTTISPDVALRWGHEFLNSSRSIEARYNGSPTSGFLSRTGDAARDTLLVDAGVSFGVSESTKLYVRYSGEFLAQGSRTQAGAVGVRYEF; from the coding sequence GTGCGTTTCGGGAGAGCGCTGCCGTTTCTGCTTGCGGCGTGGCTTGTGTGCGGCGGCGACGCCAGGGCGCAAGATACGTGGCATGTCACCAATACCAACACGGACACGTCCGACGGTTCGTTCGGATGGGCCGCCGGTTCCGCGGTCGGCGGCGACACGATCCAGTTCTCCCCGGGCTCCAGCGGCGTGATCGGATATACGACCGGGGTCGCCCTGAATTCCGGGGTGTCCCTGCAAAACGCCTCGGGCGGGGCGGTGACGATACGCGTCACCGGAGGCACCGCCGCCCTCACGGCCGCAAACCTGGGAACCCTCGACGGATCGAGCGCCCTGACCATCGATCACAGCATCTTGGACGAGGCCACCGCCCTTGCTCTCACCTCCGCCTCCGCCACCGTCGCCTCCATCGGCGAGAACGCCACGTTCTCGGCCACGAGCGCCGAAAACGCCATCGGCGTGAGCAATGCCGCCGGCTCCATCACCATTGGCGGGATGGCCGGGGACATCACGGCCACGGCCGCGACCGGGTCGAACGCCTTGGGCATCTCCAGCACCGCCGGCGGGATCACTCTCGGCTTTATCGCCGCGACCGGAAGCGTCACGGCCGTAAGCCTCGGAGATTTCGCCTACGGGCTGATCGCCGAGTACGACATGGCCATTCTCGGAGACCTGGCCGGAACCGTTTTTGCTGAATCCTACGGGTCGGACGCTGTCGGAATAGTGTCCATCGACGGCTCGGTGGATATCGGATCCGCCGGGAACGGGGATTTCACCGGATCGGTCACGGCCATTGCCGCCGAGGATTTCGCCGTGGGGGTGACCTCGGGCGACGATCTGGTCATCGCCAACCGGCTGTCCGGTACCATCCGGGCCCAGGCCACGACCGGTTCCTTCGCCTCCGGCCTCGAATCCGAGAGCGGCTCGATCCGGATCGGATCCATCACCGAGACCGGCAGCGTGACCGCCACAGCCTGGGGGAGCGAGGCCTGCGCCCTGTGCGCCGACCAGGACATCGTCATCGGGGACATGGCCGGGACCGTTTGGGGCAGAGCCATCACCGGCGACGAGGCCTGCGGGATGGTCGCCGGCGGAAACATCACCATCGGGACCCTCGGCGGCACGGTCAGGGCCTCGGCCGGGTACGGCGAAGCCTGCGGAATGGCCGCCGGTGGCGCGCTGACCATCGCCGAGATCACCTCCACGGGAAACGTACGCGCCGTCTCGGAGTCCGATGCCGCCTTCGCCATCCAGTCCGGCGGTGACATGGCCCTTGGGGCCGTGGCCGGGACCGTCTTCGCCCAGACCGGCGGGAATACCGCTGTGGGCATCTACACCGAGGGGCGGCTTGACGGCGGCGACGCCGCCACCGCGTTGCCCATCTCCGGCGCGGTGTTCGCCGAGGCCTGGAACGGCCTGGCCGTGGCCGTGGGCGCGGACGGGGCCATGAACCTGTACGTCACCGGGATACTCTCCGGCGTGGACGCATCAGGCGGCGGCCAGGGCTACGCCATCCGGGCCGGCATGCCCGACGGTATCGGCGGCTGGACCACCGGCAACGCGAACAACACCGTGGTTCTGGGGACGGGCGCGAAGCTCATGGGCCAGGTCGATCTGGGCGACGGGACCAACACCCTGGGCCTTCTGGGCACAGGAACGGCCTTCAACCTGTTTTCGGGCGTGACCCACCTGGTCGCCGGCGACGGGCTCCAGGCTACCTATTGGACCTTAAGCCCCACAGCCGCCGACGCGTACACTGTGGACGACGCCACCATTCATGCCGGGGCCACGCTGGACGTCAACGAGAACGTGACCATCACGGGCGAGACCGTGAATGGCGGCACCCTGGTGTTCGATATCGGGACGGGGGCCATCAAGGACGGGGCCATCTCCGGCCCGGGCGGGGTGACCAAGGCCGGCGAGGGCGCGTTGATCCTCTCCGGGGCCACCACCTACACCGGCACGACCCTGGTGGCCGAGGGGCAACTGCGCCTCATCCAGACCCTGAATTCCCGGTCCGTGGGCATCCTCGCCGGGGGCACCCTGGAACTGGACCAGAACTACACTGTCCAGGACACGGCCCTGGTCAACGGCACGCTCATCACCCCGCAATTGACCGTGGCCCAGGAGGCCACGCTTTCCGGAACCGGCGTGATCCACGGCAACGTCATCGGCAACGGCGTGATCTCGCCGGGTAACTCCCCGGGCGATCTGACCGTGGTCGGGGACCTGACCCTGAACGCGGGAAGCCTTTTGGCCATGGAGATCACGACCTTTGACAACGACACGCTGCTGGTCACCGGTGCCACGGCCATACACGGCGGCACGCTACGCCTGTCCGTGGCCAGCGGCATCTACAGGGCCGGGGACAGCTTCACCCTGGTGTCCAGCGAGCAGGGCATCACCGGGGACTTCGACGCCGTGACCGTGGGCAGCGCCAGCCCGTTTCTGCTCTTCGACGTGGAGACCGGCGACGACGCCGTGGAGGCCACGGTCCTGCGCCTGCCCTACACCATCGCGGCCACGACGCGAAACGCCCAGGGCGCGGCGGCCGGGCTTTTCGGGGCTACGTATGCGGCCACGACGTCCATGCAAATCCTGCTCGGGACCATCGACTTCACCTCGGCCAGCGAGGTGGCCCGGGGCCTGCGGCAGATGTCGCCCGAGCCCTACAGCGCGCTCAATGAAACCGCGTTTTCATCCATGCGCCTTTTCTCGGACACCATCCGGGACCGGGCCTATGCCCGTCGAAGCGGCGGCGAGACGTTGCTGACGGCCGTCAGCGCCGGCAACATCGGCCGGCTGACGCAACTGGCCTCGGCGGCCGGGGTTTCCGATGCCGGGGGCGGCCTGGACATCAAGGGAACCGGCACGGGCATGGCCCTGTTCGTCAAGCCTGTGGGCCAGTACCAGAGCTTCGACAACGGACACAACCGCACCGGGTTCCAGTCCTGGCAGTACGGGGTCATGGCCGGCGGCGACGCCCAGGTCACGGACAATTTCCTGGCCGGGTTCCAGGTGGGCTACGTGCACTCCGACCTGCGCTTCAAGGACGACGCCACGTCCACGGGCTACGCCGACGCCTTTTTGGGCGGCGTCTACGCCTCGGCCACGGCCGGCGGGTTCTACGCCGACGGGCTGGTCCAGGCCGGCGCGGCCGTCAACCATCTGGATCGCAGGATCGAGTTCGGGAGCATCTCCCGGCAGCCCACGGGCAAGTACACCTCGTTTCTGTTCGGGGCCTCGCTGTCCACGGGCTACGAATGGACCTTCGGGAACTTTCAGGCCGGCCCGGTGGGCACCCTCGATTACGGCTACGTCTCCAACCCGGGGTTTGCGGAATCCGACCCGGACCTGGGGCTGACCGTACAGGGCTTTACCGGCAATTCCCTCAAGACCGGGCTTGGGGCCAAGATCTCGGGGACGTTCACGGCCGGGGAGACCACGACCATAAGCCCGGATGTGGCGCTTCGGTGGGGACACGAGTTTTTGAATTCATCTAGGAGCATCGAGGCGAGGTACAACGGCTCGCCGACCTCGGGATTTTTGTCCAGGACCGGCGATGCGGCCCGGGACACCCTTTTGGTCGACGCCGGGGTGAGCTTCGGGGTGAGCGAATCCACCAAGCTCTACGTGCGCTACTCCGGGGAGTTCCTGGCCCAGGGCAGCCGGACCCAGGCCGGGGCCGTGGGGGTGCGGTATGAGTTTTAA